A single window of Crassostrea angulata isolate pt1a10 chromosome 8, ASM2561291v2, whole genome shotgun sequence DNA harbors:
- the LOC128158362 gene encoding uncharacterized protein LOC128158362, translating into MPPKKRARRDDVATGGVPPPTPPTEVHNGKKGQKRTRKQAVNVLSKLDYELLAKEIVNQQKAASEKQNIGESVGQPPMVNSVEDTAPVIGEAIPAAASIPASAAATIPASALGTLLDNVFTGEPAGNLSQSTGSSFACFSSPQIHLSDCVPLGASVSSKLKLKIWNNEFVDLKNLLPTSGDEPLSIVVQAGKIELLQAASHKTPITIHQWTDAFLVFSTIYLQKFHHEACNLLKYMFTIREIHKLHGDQPWRMYDESFRKIERHPSCRGRE; encoded by the coding sequence ATGCCACCCAAAAAGAGAGCCAGGAGAGATGATGTGGCAACGGGAGGAGTACCACCACCAACACCACCAACTGAAGTACATAATGGGAAAAAAGGGCAAAAAAGAACCCGAAAACAGGCTGTCAATGTGCTATCAAAGCTTGATTATGAACTTCTGGCAAAAGAAATTGTAAACCAACAAAAAGCTGCTAGTGAGAAACAAAACATCGGTGAAAGTGTTGGGCAACCTCCAATGGTGAATTCTGTTGAGGATACTGCACCAGTAATTGGGGAAGCTATACCGGCCGCTGCCTCAATTCCTGCCTCTGCGGCTGCCACAATTCCTGCCTCTGCACTGGGAACATTACTGGATAATGTGTTCACAGGTGAGCCCGCAGGCAATTTATCTCAGAGTACTGGTAGTAGTTTTGCATGCTTTAGTAGCCCTCAAATTCACTTATCAGATTGTGTGCCTCTAGGGGCATCAGTTTCCTCCAAACTGAAACTTAAAATTTGGAACAATGAATTTGTTgacttaaaaaatttattgccGACCTCAGGAGATGAACCCCTTTCAATTGTGGTACAAGCGGGGAAAATTGAGCTACTACAAGCGGCTTCACATAAAACACCTATTACAATCCATCAATGGACAGATGCTTTTCTGGTATTCAGTACAATTTACTTACAGAAATTTCACCATGAGGCATGCAAtctgttaaaatacatgtttacaatTAGGGAGATTCACAAGCTTCATGGGGACCAACCCTGGAGAATGTATGACGAGTCATTTAGGAAAATAGAGAGACATCCCTCCTGCCGTGGGAGAGAGTAG